In a single window of the Falco rusticolus isolate bFalRus1 chromosome 11, bFalRus1.pri, whole genome shotgun sequence genome:
- the PRKAB2 gene encoding 5'-AMP-activated protein kinase subunit beta-2 isoform X3: MGNTTSERVSGERHGSKSHRSDGSGAPHPAKEHPHKIMVGSTDDPSVFSTHDSKIPGDKEFVSWQPDLEESAKPSQQARPTVIRWADGGKEVFISGSFNNWSTKIPLIKSHNDFVAILDLPEGEHQYKFFVDGQWVHDPSEPVVTSQMGTINNLIHVKKSDFEVFDALKVDSLESSETSGRDLSSSPPGPYGQEMYVYRPEERFKSPPILPPHLLQVILNKDTNISPETPAAQIA, encoded by the exons ATGGGGAACACTACCAGTGAGCGAGTGTCTGGGGAGCGCCATGGCTCCAAGTCCCATCGCTCGGATGGATCcggtgccccccaccctgccaaGGAGCACCCACACAAGATCATGGTGGGCAGCACTGATGACCCCAGTGTTTTCAGTACCCATGACTCCAAG ATTCCTGGGGACAAGGAGTTTGTGTCATGGCAGCCAGATCTGGAGGAGTCAGCGAAACCATCCCAACAGGCTCGTCCCACTGTCATCCGCTGGGCCGATGGAGGCAAAGAAGTCTTCATCTCCGGATCTTTCAACAACTGGAGCACCAAGATCCCGCTCATCAAGAG CCACAACGACTTTGTCGCTATCCTGGACCTCCCAGAAGGAGAACACCAGTACAAATTTTTTGTGGATGGCCAGTGGGTCCATGACCCATCCGAG CCAGTGGTCACCAGCCAGATGGGGACAATTAACAACCTGATTCACGTCAAGAAGTCTGACTTTGAAGTCTTCGATGCTTTGAAGGTGGATTCCCTGGAGAGCTCAGAAACCTCAGGTCGGG ACTTATCAAGTTCACCGCCTGGACCTTATGGCCAAGAGATGTACGTATACCGGCCTGAGGAGCGCTTCAAATCCCCACCCATCCTCCCACCTCACCTCCTCCAGGTCATCCTGAACAAGGACACCAATATCTCG CCAGAGACACCAGCAGCTCAGATTGCCTGA
- the PRKAB2 gene encoding 5'-AMP-activated protein kinase subunit beta-2 isoform X2: MGNTTSERVSGERHGSKSHRSDGSGAPHPAKEHPHKIMVGSTDDPSVFSTHDSKIPGDKEFVSWQPDLEESAKPSQQARPTVIRWADGGKEVFISGSFNNWSTKIPLIKSHNDFVAILDLPEGEHQYKFFVDGQWVHDPSEPVVTSQMGTINNLIHVKKSDFEVFDALKVDSLESSETSDLSSSPPGPYGQEMYVYRPEERFKSPPILPPHLLQVILNKDTNISCDPALLPEPNHVMLNHLYALSIKDGVMVLSATHRYKKKYVTTLLYKPI, from the exons ATGGGGAACACTACCAGTGAGCGAGTGTCTGGGGAGCGCCATGGCTCCAAGTCCCATCGCTCGGATGGATCcggtgccccccaccctgccaaGGAGCACCCACACAAGATCATGGTGGGCAGCACTGATGACCCCAGTGTTTTCAGTACCCATGACTCCAAG ATTCCTGGGGACAAGGAGTTTGTGTCATGGCAGCCAGATCTGGAGGAGTCAGCGAAACCATCCCAACAGGCTCGTCCCACTGTCATCCGCTGGGCCGATGGAGGCAAAGAAGTCTTCATCTCCGGATCTTTCAACAACTGGAGCACCAAGATCCCGCTCATCAAGAG CCACAACGACTTTGTCGCTATCCTGGACCTCCCAGAAGGAGAACACCAGTACAAATTTTTTGTGGATGGCCAGTGGGTCCATGACCCATCCGAG CCAGTGGTCACCAGCCAGATGGGGACAATTAACAACCTGATTCACGTCAAGAAGTCTGACTTTGAAGTCTTCGATGCTTTGAAGGTGGATTCCCTGGAGAGCTCAGAAACCTCAG ACTTATCAAGTTCACCGCCTGGACCTTATGGCCAAGAGATGTACGTATACCGGCCTGAGGAGCGCTTCAAATCCCCACCCATCCTCCCACCTCACCTCCTCCAGGTCATCCTGAACAAGGACACCAATATCTCG TGtgacccagcactgctgcccgAGCCCAACCACGTCATGCTCAATCACCTCTACGCGCTCTCCATCAAG GACGGAGTGATGGTGCTCAGCGCCACGCACCGCTACAAGAAGAAGTACGTCACCACGCTGCTGTACAAGCCCATCTGA
- the LOC119155586 gene encoding flavin-containing monooxygenase 5-like yields the protein MAARRVAIIGAGASGLCALKCCLDEGLVPTCFERSWDIGGLWRFEEHPEEGRASIYRSVIINTSKEMMCFSDFPIPDNFPNYMHNSKIMEYFRMYARHFDLLRHIRLRTSVCRVSKRPDFATTGQWDVVTERDGKQEAAVFDAVLVCTGHHTEAHLPLNTFPGLDKFEGWYLHSRDYKSPQSFSGKRVVVVGTGNSGIDIAVELSHTAKQVFLSTKRGTWVLHRVADGGYPFDFSYLSRFVQLLRSLVPQNVSSFYLERKMNAHFDHALYGLQPQHRIFDQHPTINDDLPNRIISGRVQVKPNIKEFTETSAIFEDDTREDIDAVVFATGYSFSFPFLEGCVKVVENQIPLYKFMFPPDLEKPTLAFIGLIQPLGAIMPISELQCRWATRVFKGLQDLPPSADMLADITQTKEKMAKRYVKSQRHTIQVDYIPYMDELACQVGVKPNLLALFLTDPKLALEVAFGPCTPYQYRLRGPGEWEGARAAILTQRQRMLRPLRARARACPASSSTVPHVFMVFSIGLIVATLIYVLLSP from the exons ATGGCTGCCCGGAGAGTAGCCATCATCGGTGCTGGTGCCTCTGGCCTGTGCGCCCTGAAATGCTGCCTGGATGAGGGGCTGGTCCCCACCTGCTTCGAGAGGAGCTGGGACATCGGGGGGCTCTGGCGCTTCGAG GAGCACCCCGAGGAGGGCCGTGCCAGCATCTACCGCTCCGTCATCATCAACACCTCCAAGGAGATGATGTGCTTCAGTGACTTCCCCATCCCTGACAACTTCCCCAACTACATGCACAACTCCAAGATCATGGAATACTTCCGCATGTACGCCCGGCACTTCGACCTGCTCCGCCACATTCGCCTCAGG acCAGCGTGTGCCGGGTGTCCAAGCGCCCCGACTTCGCCACCACGGGCCAGTGGGACGTGGTGACGGAGCGTGATGGGAAGCAGGAGGCGGCCGTCTTCGACGCTGTGCTGGTGTGCACCGGGCACCACACGGAGGCACATCTCCCGCTGAACACCTTCCCAG GCCTGGATAAGTTTGAGGGCTGGTACCTGCACAGCCGGGACTACAAGAGCCCACAGTCCTTTTCAGGCAAGAGGGTAGTCGTGGTTGGCACCGGGAATTCAGGCATTGACATCGCGGTGGAGCTCAGCCACACAGCCAAGCAG gtCTTCCTCAGCACCAAGCGCGGGACCTGGGTGCTGCACCGGGTGGCAGATGGTGGGTACCCCTTCGACTTCTCCTACCTCAGCCGCTTTGTGCAGCTCCTCCGCAGCCTGGTGCCTCAAAACGTCAGCAGTTTTTATCTGGAGAGGAAGATGAATGCCCACTTTGACCACGCACTCTATggcctgcagccccagcaccg GATCTTTGACCAGCACCCGACCATCAATGACGACCTGCCCAACCGCATCATTTCGGGCAGGGTGCAGGTGAAGCCAAACATCAAGGAGTTCACGGAGACATCTGCCATCTTTGAGGATGACACCAGGGAAGACATTGATGCCGTGGTCTTTGCCACGGGGTAcagcttctccttccccttcctcgAGGGTTGCGTGAAGGTGGTGGAGAACCAGATCCCCCTCTACAAATTCATGTTCCCGCCGGACCTGGAGAAGCCGACGCTGGCTTTCATTGGCCTCATCCAGCCCCTGGGTGCCATCATGCCCATCTCGGAGCTCCAGTGTCGCTGGGCCACCCGCGTCTTCAAGG GGCTGCAGGACCTACCGCCATCCGCCGATATGCTGGCTGACATCACACAAACCAAGGAGAAAATGGCCAAGCG GTACGTGAAGAGCCAGCGGCACACCATCCAGGTGGATTACATCCCTTACATGGACGAGCTCGCCTGCCAGGTGGGGGTCAAGCCCAACCTGCTCGCCCTCTTCCTCACCGACCCCAAGCTGGCGCTGGAGGTGGCCTTCGGGCCCTGCACGCCATACCAGTACCGCCTGCGGGGCCCGGGCGAGTGGGAAGGTGCCAGGGCGGCCATCCTCACCCAGCGACAGCGCATGCTCAGGCCCCTGCGAGCCAGGGCCAGGgcctgccctgcctcctccagcaccgTGCCGCATGTCTTCATGGTCTTCAGCATTGGCTTGATCGTGGCCACCCTCATCTATGTCTTGCTATCTCCTTAA
- the PRKAB2 gene encoding 5'-AMP-activated protein kinase subunit beta-2 isoform X1 translates to MGNTTSERVSGERHGSKSHRSDGSGAPHPAKEHPHKIMVGSTDDPSVFSTHDSKIPGDKEFVSWQPDLEESAKPSQQARPTVIRWADGGKEVFISGSFNNWSTKIPLIKSHNDFVAILDLPEGEHQYKFFVDGQWVHDPSEPVVTSQMGTINNLIHVKKSDFEVFDALKVDSLESSETSGRDLSSSPPGPYGQEMYVYRPEERFKSPPILPPHLLQVILNKDTNISCDPALLPEPNHVMLNHLYALSIKDGVMVLSATHRYKKKYVTTLLYKPI, encoded by the exons ATGGGGAACACTACCAGTGAGCGAGTGTCTGGGGAGCGCCATGGCTCCAAGTCCCATCGCTCGGATGGATCcggtgccccccaccctgccaaGGAGCACCCACACAAGATCATGGTGGGCAGCACTGATGACCCCAGTGTTTTCAGTACCCATGACTCCAAG ATTCCTGGGGACAAGGAGTTTGTGTCATGGCAGCCAGATCTGGAGGAGTCAGCGAAACCATCCCAACAGGCTCGTCCCACTGTCATCCGCTGGGCCGATGGAGGCAAAGAAGTCTTCATCTCCGGATCTTTCAACAACTGGAGCACCAAGATCCCGCTCATCAAGAG CCACAACGACTTTGTCGCTATCCTGGACCTCCCAGAAGGAGAACACCAGTACAAATTTTTTGTGGATGGCCAGTGGGTCCATGACCCATCCGAG CCAGTGGTCACCAGCCAGATGGGGACAATTAACAACCTGATTCACGTCAAGAAGTCTGACTTTGAAGTCTTCGATGCTTTGAAGGTGGATTCCCTGGAGAGCTCAGAAACCTCAGGTCGGG ACTTATCAAGTTCACCGCCTGGACCTTATGGCCAAGAGATGTACGTATACCGGCCTGAGGAGCGCTTCAAATCCCCACCCATCCTCCCACCTCACCTCCTCCAGGTCATCCTGAACAAGGACACCAATATCTCG TGtgacccagcactgctgcccgAGCCCAACCACGTCATGCTCAATCACCTCTACGCGCTCTCCATCAAG GACGGAGTGATGGTGCTCAGCGCCACGCACCGCTACAAGAAGAAGTACGTCACCACGCTGCTGTACAAGCCCATCTGA